In Anas acuta chromosome 5, bAnaAcu1.1, whole genome shotgun sequence, a single window of DNA contains:
- the SSTR1 gene encoding somatostatin receptor type 1 has product MLPNGTCTRLPGGAGSDSGGSDSGGGGAGGALEEAAAGGMDSGGRNSSGAPNSTLSESQGSAILISFIYSVVCLVGLCGNSMVIYVILRYAKMKTATNIYILNLAIADELLMLSVPFLVTSTLLHHWPFGSLLCRLVLSVDAINMFTSIYCLTVLSVDRYIAVVHPIKAARYRRPTVAKMVNLGVWVLSILIILPIIIFSNTAANSDGTVACNMLMPEPTQRWLVVFVVYTFLMGFLLPVVAICLCYILIIAKMRMVALKAGWQQRKRSERKITLMVMMVVMVFVICWMPFYIVQLVNVFVEQDDATISQLSVILGYANSCANPILYGFLSDNFKRSFQRLLCLSWMDNAAEEPIDYYATALKSRAYSVEDFPPDNLESGSMYRNGTCTSRITTL; this is encoded by the coding sequence ATGCTCCCCAATGGCACCTGCACCAGGCTCCCGGGCGGTGCAGGCAGCGACAGCGGCGGCAGCGACAGCGGCGGTGGAGGAGCCGGCGGCGCCttggaggaggcggcggcggggggcatGGACTCGGGCGGCAGGAACTCCTCTGGCGCCCCGAACAGCACCCTGAGCGAGTCTCAGGGCAGCGCCATCCTCATCTCATTCATTTACTCCGTGGTGTGCCTGGTGGGGCTGTGCGGCAACTCCATGGTCATCTACGTGATCCTGCGCTATGCCAAGATGAAGACGGCCACCAACATCTACATCCTCAACTTGGCCATTGCGGACGAGCTGCTGATGCTCAGCGTCCCCTTCCTGGTCACCTCCACCCTGCTGCACCACTGGCCCTTTGGCTCGCTGCTCTGCCGCCTGGTGCTCAGCGTGGACGCCATCAACATGTTCACCAGCATCTACTGCCTGACTGTGCTCAGCGTGGACCGCTACATTGCTGTGGTGCACCCCATCAAGGCGGCGAGGTACCGCCGGCCCACTGTGGCTAAGATGGTCAATTTGGGAGTCTGGGTGCTTTCCATCCTCATTATCCTACCCATCATCATCTTCTCCAACACAGCAGCCAACAGTGATGGAACGGTGGCTTGCAACATGCTCATGCCAGAGCCCACCCAGAGGTGGCTGGTGGTCTTTGTGGTCTACACCTTTCTGATGGGCTTCTTGCTGCCTGTGGTGGCCATCTGCCTCTGCTACATCCTCATCATTGCCAAGATGCGCATGGTGGCCCTGAAGGCCGGCTGGCAGCAGCGCAAACGCTCAGAGCGCAAGATCACTCTCATGGTCATGATGGTGGTGATGGTCTTCGTCATCTGCTGGATGCCCTTCTACATTGTGCAGCTGGTCAATGTCTTTGTAGAGCAGGATGATGCCACCATTAGCCAGCTCTCCGTCATCTTGGGCTACGCCAACAGCTGTGCCAACCCTATCCTCTATGGCTTTCTCTCGGACAATTTCAAGCGGTCCTTCCAGCGGCTGCTCTGCCTCAGTTGGATGGACAATGCTGCAGAGGAACCCATCGACTACTATGCCACTGCCCTCAAGAGCAGGGCATACAGCGTGGAGGACTTTCCCCCAGACAACTTGGAGTCAGGGAGCATGTACAGGAACGGCACTTGCACCTCCAGGATTACCACTCTTTGA